The following are encoded together in the Drosophila takahashii strain IR98-3 E-12201 chromosome X, DtakHiC1v2, whole genome shotgun sequence genome:
- the Tat gene encoding tyrosine aminotransferase encodes MPSSVANENQFRFQSSRSSRASCPSVPGSPSDPESQVVTPNCDVVDQALAELQLQSQEVHLMASTSSSSKGRGRGRSGWQIKASKLSLNTHNRIRNIVESLKIKPNPEKPMIPLSIGDPTTFGNLKAADETMKAVLHSLESGKFNGYAHTQGHEVARKAVAKYSAHQRNDEEIDPNDVVLCSGCSSALEYCILALADRGQNVLVPRPGFCLYHTLAEGLDIEVRYYDLLPDQQWRADLVQLESLIDENTAALLINNPSNPCGSVFDEKHLRQLIDICERHYLPIIADEIYEHFVFPGSKHLAVSSLTTEVPVLSCGGLTKRFLVPGWRMGWIIVHDRKQRLTNAIGGLKNMCGRILGSNTIIQGALPEILTKTPQSYFDGVIEVLHSNATLAYKMLKQVRGLNPVMPNGAMYMMIGVCIERFPAFKDDTHFVQELVNEQSVFCLPGSCFEYPGYVRIVLTVPGAMIEEACARMAEFCERHFKKDTSRAFIEHGLLNDEDLAF; translated from the exons ATGCCCAGCAGTGTTGCCAACGAGAATCAGTTCCGATTCCAGAGCAGTCGCAGCAGTCGGGCCAGCTGCCCCAGTGTCCCCGGGAGTCCCAGTGACCCCGAGTCCCAGGTGGTGACCCCGAACTGCGATGTGGTGGACCAGGCGCTGGccgagctgcagctgcagtcgCAGGAGGTCCACCTAATGGcctccaccagcagcagcagcaaaggcCGCGGACGCGGACGCTCCGGTTGGCAGATCAAGGCCTCCAAGTTGTCCCTCAACACGCACAATCGCATCCGGAACATCGTCGAGTCGCTGAAGATCAAGCCGAATCCGGAGAAGCCCATGATACCGCTGTCCATCG GTGATCCAACTACCTTTGGCAACCTGAAGGCTGCCGACGAGACAATGAAGGCGGTGTTGCATTCCCTGGAGAGCGGCAAGTTCAACGGATATGCTCACACCCAGGGTCACGAGGTCGCCCGGAAGGCGGTGGCCAAGTACAGTGCCCATCAGCGGAACGACGAGGAGATCGATCCGAACGACGTGGTGCTCTGCAGCGGCTGCTCCTCGGCGCTGGAGTACTGCATCCTGGCGCTGGCTGACCGCGGCCAGAATGTCCTGGTGCCTCGGCCCGGCTTCTGTTTGTACCACACCCTCGCCGAGGGACTGGACATCGAGGTGCGCTACTATGATCTCCTGCCCGACCAGCAGTGGCGCGCCGATCTCGTCCAGCTGGAGAGCCTGATCGATGAGAATACCGCCGCCCTGTTGATCAACAACCCGAGCAATCCATGCGGCAGTGTCTTCGATGAGAAGCACCTGCGCCAGCTAATTGACATCTGTGAGCGCCACTATCTGCCCATCATCGCCGATGAG ATCTACGAGCACTTTGTGTTCCCCGGCTCCAAACACTTGGCTGTGAGCAGCCTGACCACAGAGGTTCCAGTTCTTTCCTGCGGCGGTTTGACCAAGCGATTCCTCGTTCCCGGCTGGCGAATGGGATGGATTATTGTGCACGACCGCAAGCAGCGTTTGACCAATGCCATCGGTGGCCTGAAGAACATGTGTGGTCGCATCCTGGGCTCGAACACCATCATCCAGGGTGCACTGCCCGAGATCCTGACCAAAACACCGCAGTCTTACTTTGACGGTGTAATTGAAGTGCTCCAC TCGAATGCCACATTGGCCTACAAGATGCTGAAGCAGGTGCGTGGCCTTAACCCCGTGATGCCCAACGGGGCGATGTACATGATGATCGGCGTGTGCATCGAGCGCTTCCCGGCCTTCAAGGACGACACGCACTTCGTCCAGGAGCTGGTCAACGAGCAGAGCGTCTTCTGTCTGCCAGGCAGTTGCTTCGAGTATCCAGGATACGTAAGGATAGTGCTCACCGTGCCAGGTGCGATGATCGAGGAGGCTTGCGCCAGGATGGCCGAGTTCTGTGAGCGGCACTTCAAGAAGGACACTTCGCGCGCCTTCATCGAGCACGGACTGCTGAATGACGAGGATCTCGCCTTTTGA
- the LOC108056085 gene encoding plasminogen receptor (KT) yields MGATASCKKSNGSGYPEHDDPSYRKCQELKMERWIQMHYQIKQREQALAIAQHRELFYWLSGFYLSAVYGCASYYQRVKRVSALAPLLPLTFVVGYYTDWAYGSKLHRIQAEANMIMEHEQELLHWPGGLPTVAGIDEARVETEMEKKMHPHHM; encoded by the exons ATGGGTGCCACGGCCTCGTGTAAGAAATCCAACGGCAGTGGCTATCCGGAGCACGATGATCCCAGCTACCGAAAGTGCCAGGAGCTCAAG ATGGAGCGCTGGATCCAGATGCACTACCAGATCAAGCAGCGGGAACAGGCCTTGGCCATTGCCCAGCACCGCGAGCTCTTCTACTGGCTGAGCGGTTTCTACCTGAGTGCCGTCTACGGCTGCGCCAGCTACTACCAGAGGGTCAAGAGGGTCTCCGCGCTGGCTCCGCTCCTGCCGCTCACCTTCGTGGTGGGCTACTACACGGACTGGGCCTACGGCAGCAAGCTGCACCGCATCCAAG CGGAGGCCAACATGATCATGGAGCACGAGCAGGAGCTGCTCCACTGGCCAGGCGGCCTGCCCACGGTGGCCGGAATCGATGAGGCCCGCGTGGAGAcggaaatggaaaagaaaatgCATCCGCACCACATGTAG